A region of Odocoileus virginianus isolate 20LAN1187 ecotype Illinois unplaced genomic scaffold, Ovbor_1.2 Unplaced_Scaffold_32, whole genome shotgun sequence DNA encodes the following proteins:
- the LOC110151783 gene encoding olfactory receptor 4A47-like: MEQRNNVTEFVLLGLTQSIQGQKILFVVFLFIYIVTMVGNLLIVLTVVASPILDTPMYFFLGCLSFMDAIYSTTVTPNMIIDLLYGRKTISFQACMTQLFIWHFFGGADIFLLVVMAYDRYVAICKPLHYLTIMNKRVCVLLLLLTWIGGFLHGVFHPLLVYNLPFCGPNVIDHFICDMYPLLKLACTDPQVTGIAVLTNDGAICVIIFSLLLVSYAVILCSLKNLGQVGRHRALSTCGSQITVLVLFFVPCIFMYMRPPSTLSIDKSLTLFYSIITPMLNPLIYTLRNGEMKNAMKKLWTRKRK; encoded by the coding sequence ATGGAACAAAGGAACAATGTAACTGAATTTGTCCTTTTGGGGCTCACTCAAAGCATCCAGGGCCAGAAAATATTATTTGTCGTGTTCTTGTTCATCTATATTGTGACAATGGTGGGCAACCTACTTATTGTCCTGACTGTGGTGGCCAGTCCAATCCTGGATACCCCTATGTACTTCTTTCTTGGCTGCTTATCATTTATGGATGCTATTTATTCTACTACAGTCACACCAAATATGATTATAGACTTACTGTATGGAAGGAAAACCATTTCCTTCCAAGCTTGCATGACCCAGCTTTTTATATGGCACTTTTTTGGTGGTGCTGACATATTCCTCCTGGTggtcatggcctatgaccgctacgtggccatctgcaaaccctTGCATTATTTGACCATCATGAATAAGCGAGTATGtgttctgttgctgttgttgaccTGGATTGGTGGGTTTTTACATGGTGTATTTCATCCTCTCCTTGTCTACAATCTCCCCTTCTGTGGCCCCAATGTCATTGACCACTTCATATGTGACATGTACCCTTTGTTGAAACTTGCTTGCACTGACCCTCAAGTTACTGGCATTGCAGTGCTTACCAATGACGGGGCCATATGTGTGATCATCTTTTCTCTCTTACTCGTCTCCTATGCGGTCATTCTGTGCTCCCTGAAGAATCTTGGTCAGGTAGGGAGGCACAGAGCCTTGTCCACCTGTGGCTCCCAAATTACTGTGCTGGTCCTCTTCTTTGTGCCCTGCATTTTTATGTATATGAGACCTCCTTCTACCTTGTCCATTGATAAATCCTTGACTCTGTTTTACAGCATTATCACCCCTATGTTGAACCCACTCATCTATACATTGAGAAATGGTGAAATGAAAAATGCCATGAAAAAGCTCtggaccagaaaaagaaaatga